One genomic window of Diospyros lotus cultivar Yz01 chromosome 8, ASM1463336v1, whole genome shotgun sequence includes the following:
- the LOC127808630 gene encoding agamous-like MADS-box protein AGL29: MENNQPRGRRRIDTSRRRDTKEKLIVTFSKRRAGLYKKASELCTLCGVELGLVIFSSAGKPFAFAHPNFQAVVDRLRNPDIQRPIGGTGDPIEDARLKARIETLNQQLMQLRVQKEIEEERAKYLAELAAKRQTKLLTTTNIDELSPEDAQKLKVWLLDLKEKIRKHREKLVANAPHVENFPTTVGGKGDPATGAFSGYGGLKDFSNLGELISYFLGTGASSSSYYLGEDGPSTSHGSGGGVGSSLGYP; this comes from the coding sequence ATGGAGAACAACCAACCTAGAGGCCGACGAAGAATCGACACTTCCAGAAGGCGCGACACAAAGGAAAAACTTATCGTCACCTTCTCGAAACGTCGAGCTGGCCTCTACAAGAAGGCCAGTGAGCTATGCACCCTTTGCGGCGTGGAGCTTGGCCTCGTCATCTTCTCGTCGGCTGGCAAGCCTTTCGCTTTCGCACACCCTAACTTTCAGGCAGTCGTTGATCGATTGCGTAACCCCGACATCCAACGACCCATTGGTGGAACTGGAGATCCTATCGAAGATGCTCGTCTTAAGGCGAGAATCGAGACACTTAACCAGCAATTGATGCAGCTTAGGGTTCAGAAAGAGATCGAGGAGGAAAGGGCAAAGTATTTAGCAGAACTTGCTGCAAAGCGTCAAACAAAGCTTCTGACTACCACAAACATTGACGAACTCAGCCCCGAAGATGCTCAGAAGCTGAAAGTCTGGCTTCTAGATTTGAAGGAGAAGATCCGCAAGCACCGTGAGAAGTTAGTCGCCAATGCTCCCCATGTTGAGAATTTTCCGACTACAGTTGGCGGCAAGGGTGATCCCGCCACTGGTGCTTTTTCAGGCTATGGGGGTCTTAAAGATTTTTCAAATCTTGGTGAAttgatatcatattttttgggtaCAGGCGCTTCATCATCAAGTTATTATCTGGGTGAAGATGGTCCTTCAACAAGCCATGGTAGTGGTGGTGGTGTTGGGTCTTCATTGGGCTATCCTTGA
- the LOC127808631 gene encoding agamous-like MADS-box protein AGL62, producing MEENKQIGGQQRNDTSKKSQREEDHLATFLKYLDDLYKEATELCTLCGAEVAIVLSLPSGELYTFGYPNFEMVVDRFLNLDPKQPIGGIGDPVEDADANIGELSPEDTQKLKAWLLEVKDKIREHRAKLAANAPPTVAVAGDDAGSGSSSGYAGAGSLGHGLGGMP from the coding sequence ATGGAGGAGAACAAGCAAATTGGAGGCCAACAAAGAAATGACACTTCCAAGAAGAGCCAAAGGGAGGAAGATCATCTCGCTACATTCTTGAAATATCTAGATGACCTTTACAAGGAAGCCACTGAGCTCTGCACGCTTTGCGGCGCTGAGGTTGCCATCGTCCTCTCCTTGCCCTCTGGCGAGCTCTACACTTTTGGTTACCCCAACTTTGAGATGGTTGTCGATCGATTCCTTAACCTCGACCCGAAACAACCCATTGGCGGGATTGGCGATCCTGTTGAAGATGCTGACGCCAACATTGGCGAACTTAGCCCCGAAGATACTCAGAAGCTGAAGGCCTGGCTTCTGGAAGTGAAGGACAAGATTCGTGAGCACCGCGCGAAGTTGGCCGCCAACGCTCCCCCTACTGTAGCGGTGGCTGGCGATGATGCTGGTTCGGGGTCTTCTTCTGGCTATGCTGGAGCTGGTTCTTTGGGCCATGGCCTAGGAGGCATGCCCTAG